The proteins below are encoded in one region of Lytechinus pictus isolate F3 Inbred chromosome 11, Lp3.0, whole genome shotgun sequence:
- the LOC129270939 gene encoding translation initiation factor eIF2B subunit gamma-like, protein MEFQAVIMAAGRGSRMTDLSNNIPKALLPIGNHPMIWYPINMLEKAGFERVIIITLESFGKDLRQKLKSCGETKLELDIVTIPNDEDWGTAESLRHIRDKIKTDVLVISSDLITDIELHLLADIHRKYDSTITTLLYQQPDQGLEGITVPGTRSKKKSDQRDIIGLDEKGQRMLLMTAEADVEVSLGLKMSLLRKFPCIQFETRLLDAHMYFLKKWVVDFLADSKQGRNLTTLKGEVLPYLVKKQFSKLSHISKAEDKESAIIDVKQDGQLDLSQYLPYDELSKKVLEMSPWNEHKGEMSKVYQKGDSLRCYTYIASSGTCLRANNVAAYCEANRQVRILKARDVVEAGLEVTFCWP, encoded by the exons ATGGAGTTCCAGGCGGTGATCATGGCCGCTGGCCGAGGGTCCAGGATGACAGACCTATCGAACAACATCCCCAAAGCACTTCTTCCAATTGGCAACCACCCTATGATTTGGTATCCGATAAATATGCTGGAGAAGGCTGGCTTTGAAA GGGTGATCATCATCACACTTGAATCTTTTGGGAAGGATTTACGACAGAAGTTGAAATCATGTGGTGAGACCAAGCTGGAGCTGGACATTGTAACCATCCCCAATGATGAAGATTGGGGCACGGCTGAATCTCTGAGGCACATTAGAGATAAAATCAAG ACAGATGTCCTCGTGATAAGTAGTGACCTCATCACGGACATAGAGCTACACCTTTTGGCTGATATCCACAGGAAGTACGACTCCACCATCACAACGCTACTCTATCAACAACCAGATCAAGGACTTGAAGGAATAACAGTACCGGGGACCAGGAGCAAGAAAAAATCAG ATCAAAGAGATATCATAGGATTAGATGAGAAAGGACAACGGATGCTCCTGATGACTGCAGAAGCTGATGTAGAAGTTTCTCTTGGACTGAAGATGTCATTGCTTAGAAA GTTTCCATGTATACAATTCGAGACAAGGCTATTAGATGCTCATATGTATTTCTTAAAGAAATGGGTTGTTGATTTCCTTGCTGATTCTAAACAGGGAAG gAACCTAACTACTTTGAAAGGAGAAGTACTGCCATATCTTGTGAAGAAACAGTTCTCAAAATTATCTCACATAAGTAAGGCAGAGGACAAAGAAAGTGCAATCATAGATGTCAAGCAGGACGGGCAGTTAG ATTTATCCCAGTACCTTCCTTACGATGAGCTGAGTAAAAAGGTCTTAGAGATGTCACCTTGGAATGAGCACAAGGGTGAGATGTCCAAGGTCTATCAGAAGGGTGACAGTCTTCGCTGCTACACCTACATCGCTTCCAGCGGAACCTGCCTCAGGGCAAACAACGTGGCTGCGTACTGTGAGGCTAACAGACAGGTAAGGATATTAAAGGCCAGGGATGTAGTCGAGGCTGGCCTTGAGGTCACATTTTGCTGGCCTTAG